Proteins encoded within one genomic window of Pedobacter africanus:
- a CDS encoding helix-turn-helix domain-containing protein, with protein MKQNIKFMKLTPGEKFALLRKLNGKSLEEIAAYLKMEVSAYLRLEEDFVYPSNLQIERIGYFYGLSYEEVMTVGEGDCY; from the coding sequence ATGAAACAAAATATAAAATTCATGAAGCTTACGCCTGGTGAAAAGTTTGCCTTGCTGCGCAAGTTAAACGGTAAGAGCTTAGAAGAGATAGCCGCGTATTTGAAAATGGAGGTTTCGGCGTATTTGAGGTTAGAAGAGGATTTTGTTTACCCCAGCAACCTGCAGATTGAAAGAATTGGATATTTTTATGGGTTGAGTTATGAGGAGGTGATGACGGTTGGTGAGGGCGATTGTTATTGA
- a CDS encoding aminotransferase class I/II-fold pyridoxal phosphate-dependent enzyme codes for MTITDVIKMTAVELRNASFKDFVDMPGKDAISWAAHFDAYIKNWLERGHWNYRQESLSGCMPEVELNLPGNANKTFVAMVFNDYLGFTQHPEVKAAAIAGIEEFGTGAAASPAIGGHMRYHRQLEEKIAAFFKRDAAILFTTGYTANTATMQALLKKDDLAILDMSVHASMYEGVQGTKVKTFMHNDMQHLERQLRENQGKHRSMWVIVDGVYSQPADLAPLGEIIKLCKQHGAYLAMDDAHGVGVVGETGRGVIELHNAYKDVDLITGTFSKTFGHLGGYVVADEKLVNYLKFQAGQHIFSVTATPASACILKSIDLIDDEPWWRSKLWENINYLKKGLQDLGLDTGSSASAIVPVMTGSPGLNAEVCKWLLEAGVYANQIGYPAVPKNKARIRMSVMATHSIDHMDRVLNAWEWVKTKMNIKNFE; via the coding sequence ATGACGATAACAGATGTAATTAAAATGACGGCGGTTGAGCTTCGGAATGCAAGCTTTAAGGATTTTGTGGATATGCCCGGTAAAGATGCTATAAGCTGGGCAGCGCATTTTGATGCTTATATAAAGAACTGGCTGGAGCGGGGGCATTGGAACTACCGGCAGGAAAGCCTGAGTGGCTGTATGCCCGAGGTAGAACTGAACTTGCCGGGCAATGCCAACAAAACATTTGTAGCGATGGTATTTAACGATTACCTGGGCTTTACCCAGCACCCTGAAGTAAAAGCTGCTGCTATAGCTGGTATAGAGGAATTTGGTACAGGCGCTGCGGCCAGCCCCGCCATAGGTGGCCACATGCGTTACCACCGCCAGCTGGAAGAAAAGATAGCCGCTTTTTTTAAGCGTGATGCGGCAATCCTGTTTACTACCGGCTATACCGCCAACACCGCAACCATGCAGGCTTTATTGAAAAAAGATGACCTGGCCATTTTAGATATGAGTGTACACGCCAGCATGTACGAAGGGGTGCAGGGTACCAAAGTAAAAACCTTTATGCACAACGATATGCAGCACCTGGAACGGCAGCTGCGCGAAAACCAGGGCAAGCACCGTAGTATGTGGGTTATAGTAGATGGGGTGTACAGCCAGCCTGCAGACCTGGCCCCATTGGGCGAAATTATTAAGCTGTGCAAACAGCATGGGGCATACCTGGCAATGGACGATGCACACGGGGTAGGCGTAGTTGGTGAAACCGGAAGGGGCGTAATTGAACTGCACAATGCCTATAAGGATGTAGACCTGATAACGGGCACCTTTAGCAAAACCTTTGGCCATTTAGGAGGCTATGTGGTGGCCGATGAAAAACTGGTGAACTACCTGAAATTTCAGGCAGGGCAGCACATCTTTTCGGTAACGGCTACCCCCGCATCGGCCTGCATCCTTAAAAGTATAGACCTGATAGATGATGAGCCCTGGTGGCGCAGCAAGCTTTGGGAAAACATCAATTACCTTAAAAAGGGCCTGCAGGATTTAGGGCTGGATACAGGTAGCAGCGCCAGTGCCATAGTGCCCGTGATGACGGGCAGCCCAGGGCTTAATGCCGAGGTATGCAAATGGCTGCTGGAAGCCGGGGTATATGCCAACCAGATTGGCTACCCCGCAGTGCCCAAAAACAAGGCACGTATACGCATGAGTGTAATGGCCACCCATAGCATAGACCATATGGATAGGGTGCTGAATGCCTGGGAATGGGTAAAAACGAAAATGAACATTAAAAACTTTGAATAG
- a CDS encoding C40 family peptidase, whose protein sequence is MGIVLFGAIGGLGMCGSGGVGDPSEVGMTKGVGMTKGGEPLSVASDISPQRGERGRVLSIARAEVGVRELTGRNDGKRIAEYLLYTGIKVPAAYCASYISWCFGKAGYDRPRTAWSPAMFPASRIVKEPKPADVFGVWFPELGRIAHVGLVAEIKGDWLVSYEANSNNSGSRNGDGVYARMRHKRTVYKYADWVSGQ, encoded by the coding sequence ATGGGCATCGTTTTGTTTGGTGCTATTGGTGGGCTTGGGATGTGTGGTAGCGGTGGTGTAGGAGATCCCTCCGAAGTCGGGATGACAAAGGGAGTTGGGATGACAAAGGGAGGCGAGCCCCTCTCTGTCGCGAGCGACATCTCTCCCCAGAGGGGCGAGAGAGGCAGGGTGCTTAGCATTGCAAGAGCAGAGGTTGGGGTAAGAGAACTGACCGGGCGAAATGATGGTAAAAGAATAGCAGAGTACCTGCTATACACCGGAATTAAAGTTCCGGCGGCTTATTGCGCCAGTTATATCTCCTGGTGTTTTGGAAAAGCTGGTTATGATCGGCCCCGGACGGCATGGAGCCCTGCCATGTTTCCGGCATCAAGGATAGTAAAAGAGCCTAAGCCTGCGGATGTGTTTGGGGTATGGTTTCCGGAACTGGGGCGCATTGCGCATGTTGGTTTGGTAGCTGAGATTAAAGGAGATTGGCTGGTCTCATACGAGGCTAACAGCAACAACAGCGGAAGCAGAAATGGTGATGGCGTTTATGCCCGCATGAGACACAAACGAACAGTATATAAATATGCAGATTGGGTTTCAGGGCAATGA
- a CDS encoding DUF6266 family protein — protein sequence MARYKNGINGPVSGKIGNVVGGSWRGIDYLRSLPDTSNKTFSEKQKNQHFLMGLVSSWLKPLKLIVEKGYQAIMSGKTPMNACVSYHMKNAVEGNSPLEYMIDFAKVILSRGELLIPLIREVLSLIDAVLHIKWENASASIFNNEDDKATIVVYNPAKKAFVSFEDVAQRADKEVMLRLPAGYAGDTVHCWQHFVNANGNMVSTSVYLGELLVVGQGSAGPIFK from the coding sequence ATGGCAAGATATAAAAACGGAATAAATGGACCGGTATCCGGTAAAATTGGCAATGTGGTGGGTGGGAGCTGGCGTGGAATTGATTATTTGCGCAGCTTGCCCGATACCAGTAACAAGACTTTTTCTGAAAAACAGAAGAACCAGCATTTTTTAATGGGTTTGGTGAGCAGCTGGTTAAAACCTTTAAAGCTTATTGTAGAAAAAGGTTACCAGGCCATTATGAGTGGCAAAACACCGATGAATGCCTGTGTGTCTTATCATATGAAAAATGCAGTTGAGGGCAATTCGCCCCTGGAATATATGATTGATTTTGCGAAAGTAATACTGAGCAGAGGGGAATTGCTGATTCCGCTGATCAGGGAGGTACTGAGCCTTATTGATGCCGTATTGCACATTAAGTGGGAGAACGCCAGTGCATCAATTTTTAACAATGAAGACGATAAGGCCACCATTGTAGTATATAATCCTGCTAAAAAGGCTTTTGTGAGTTTTGAAGATGTGGCGCAACGTGCAGATAAAGAAGTTATGCTGCGGCTGCCGGCAGGGTATGCAGGCGATACCGTGCATTGCTGGCAGCATTTTGTGAATGCCAATGGCAATATGGTAAGTACAAGTGTTTATTTGGGGGAGCTTTTGGTTGTTGGGCAGGGGAGCGCCGGGCCGATTTTTAAATAG
- a CDS encoding class I SAM-dependent methyltransferase — translation MNKKLSKRLADIVDALPLKENIRVLEIGCGPGAMAREISGRIGNGYILGIDRSAKAIEQAIAGSQTEMETGKLFFRQAAVEKFELEPNEGLFDIAVAIRVGALDGRHPQIEDQSLTNIAKALKKGGKLFIDGGNPLREIPLDPF, via the coding sequence ATGAACAAAAAATTATCTAAACGACTTGCCGATATTGTTGATGCATTGCCTTTGAAAGAAAATATCAGGGTTTTGGAAATCGGTTGTGGCCCAGGTGCTATGGCCAGGGAAATTTCAGGGCGAATTGGTAACGGCTATATTCTAGGCATAGACCGCTCGGCAAAAGCGATCGAGCAGGCAATAGCAGGCTCGCAAACTGAAATGGAAACAGGGAAACTCTTCTTTAGACAAGCTGCCGTAGAAAAATTTGAGCTTGAACCTAACGAAGGATTATTCGATATTGCCGTTGCAATAAGGGTTGGGGCATTGGATGGACGACACCCTCAAATTGAAGATCAATCGTTGACAAATATTGCAAAAGCATTGAAGAAGGGTGGAAAATTATTTATTGATGGTGGAAATCCCTTAAGGGAAATACCACTTGACCCATTTTGA
- a CDS encoding DUF6266 family protein has translation MGKYKKGILGPFRGKVGTVVGSSWQGEYYLKSVPDFGDYTPTEAQLNVRFKLAMVTTFLKRLKPLINVGYQQFNQGITPMNAATSYHLKNAVTGTSSMDYAIDYTKVMFSEGDLPEAVHPLVAVTLAARLDFSWTDDSLPASSGGTDRATVMAYNVDKDKFTMLPSAAARSAEAYVLQLPPDWSGDTVHTWISFVNALGKEVSNSNYIGEFTVL, from the coding sequence ATGGGAAAATACAAAAAAGGCATCCTCGGCCCGTTTAGAGGAAAAGTCGGCACGGTTGTAGGATCGAGCTGGCAGGGTGAATACTATCTGAAAAGTGTTCCTGATTTTGGGGATTACACCCCCACTGAAGCACAGCTGAACGTAAGGTTTAAGCTGGCCATGGTTACCACATTTTTGAAGCGGCTTAAACCGCTGATCAATGTAGGTTACCAGCAATTCAACCAGGGCATAACGCCCATGAACGCAGCAACTTCTTATCATTTGAAGAATGCAGTTACCGGAACAAGTTCTATGGATTACGCCATTGACTACACCAAGGTGATGTTTAGCGAGGGTGATTTGCCTGAAGCAGTACACCCACTGGTGGCAGTTACGCTTGCGGCCAGGCTTGATTTTAGCTGGACTGATGATTCTTTACCTGCCAGTTCCGGTGGTACAGACAGGGCAACAGTGATGGCCTATAATGTAGATAAGGATAAGTTTACGATGCTGCCATCGGCTGCTGCAAGATCAGCTGAAGCTTATGTATTGCAGCTGCCGCCCGATTGGAGTGGTGATACCGTGCATACGTGGATTTCTTTTGTAAATGCGCTTGGAAAAGAAGTTTCCAATAGCAACTACATTGGGGAGTTTACGGTTCTTTAA
- a CDS encoding MauE/DoxX family redox-associated membrane protein, producing MKTKRKKLLIEMICWAYFILFVYAAFSKLFEIDKFELTMKKVAMLTSYAGFLAWAVPVVEIVLALALVLNNGRLRFLGLFSSFSLMSMFTTYIVIVLYFLPDVICGCGAAIEALGWGWHLVLNIFFLVLAIAGLVLQTQNNRSHHRLE from the coding sequence ATGAAAACAAAAAGAAAGAAATTGCTTATTGAAATGATTTGCTGGGCGTATTTTATACTGTTTGTATACGCTGCTTTTAGCAAGTTGTTTGAAATTGACAAGTTTGAGCTTACGATGAAAAAAGTTGCCATGTTAACGTCTTATGCAGGTTTTTTGGCCTGGGCAGTACCAGTGGTTGAAATTGTGCTGGCTTTGGCCTTGGTATTGAATAACGGCAGGCTGCGGTTTTTGGGTTTGTTTAGCTCCTTTAGCTTAATGAGCATGTTTACCACCTATATAGTAATTGTACTTTATTTTTTGCCGGATGTAATTTGTGGTTGTGGTGCTGCTATAGAAGCGCTGGGATGGGGCTGGCATTTGGTATTGAATATATTCTTCCTGGTCCTGGCTATTGCAGGGCTCGTTTTACAAACACAAAATAACCGTTCTCATCACAGGCTGGAATAA
- a CDS encoding TetR/AcrR family transcriptional regulator has product MGKKRNREEKMELILKAVGTVLRDKGYAGLDVSTIATQAGVHRKAIYYYFKTLHNLLKLFIEREDYWTLFFEKYQLQGQPAEKQVQDTFIEMMQNNLKYFTDQEDMQEIILWQMSKLDPLTRRISEKREEQGAPLLNMTDPYFAQSSYSFRALIAIILSSTYYLGIHASKNKSSVASIDLNQQEDWWLIHKTYGQLIELVWQAAAREACETQEETEPELNMNYAFEKLRNLAAAIALRPPADDNSTAVNAALETECQNLDMVMAQHLLKLKSKTRIKTYLYINLHTLVSVCDSLYDPLRKHNPDAHTVLNLLDKVRQQLNGYIPDDLIVPRIFRDSKNKVFQRQLGILKAKLNAVKLNDALVKLLLKPYLRFGDPKLRMEWGDFKYLRKFNKRMQLCIEEPDVNEELVLNALLGLGFNDTPFIHYCFQQMRSKIAVAENIGGREELLMKYRAAIKQVVQLTKMRFDNYKRPVVDELIKWVDAELEVLARKKGSVLRKTI; this is encoded by the coding sequence ATGGGAAAGAAAAGAAACCGTGAAGAAAAAATGGAGCTGATATTAAAGGCTGTAGGTACAGTTTTAAGGGACAAGGGGTATGCCGGGCTGGATGTAAGTACCATAGCCACGCAGGCCGGGGTACACCGTAAGGCCATATATTATTACTTTAAAACCCTGCACAACCTGCTTAAGCTGTTTATAGAACGCGAAGATTACTGGACCCTGTTTTTTGAAAAATACCAGCTGCAGGGCCAGCCCGCCGAAAAGCAGGTACAGGATACCTTTATAGAAATGATGCAGAACAACCTGAAGTATTTTACAGACCAGGAAGACATGCAGGAGATCATTTTATGGCAAATGAGCAAGCTGGATCCGCTAACGCGCCGCATATCCGAGAAAAGGGAAGAGCAGGGAGCGCCCCTGCTAAACATGACCGACCCTTACTTTGCCCAGAGCAGTTACAGCTTTAGGGCGCTGATAGCCATAATACTAAGCTCTACCTATTACCTGGGCATACATGCCAGTAAAAACAAAAGCAGTGTAGCCAGCATAGACCTGAACCAGCAGGAAGATTGGTGGCTGATACACAAAACCTACGGGCAGCTGATAGAACTGGTATGGCAGGCAGCAGCCCGTGAAGCGTGTGAAACACAGGAAGAAACCGAACCCGAACTAAATATGAATTACGCTTTCGAAAAATTAAGGAACCTGGCTGCCGCAATAGCACTAAGACCCCCCGCCGATGACAACAGCACCGCAGTGAATGCGGCGCTGGAAACTGAATGCCAGAACCTGGATATGGTTATGGCGCAGCACCTGCTGAAACTGAAAAGCAAAACGCGCATTAAAACCTACCTGTACATTAATTTGCATACGCTGGTTTCGGTATGTGACAGCCTGTACGACCCTTTACGAAAACACAACCCCGATGCCCATACCGTGCTGAATTTGCTGGACAAGGTACGGCAGCAACTGAACGGCTACATACCAGACGATTTGATTGTACCGCGCATTTTTCGGGATAGCAAGAACAAGGTATTTCAACGACAGCTGGGTATTTTGAAGGCTAAACTGAATGCGGTAAAGCTAAATGATGCACTGGTAAAACTTCTGCTAAAACCCTACCTGCGCTTTGGCGACCCGAAATTGCGTATGGAATGGGGCGATTTTAAGTACCTGCGTAAGTTTAACAAACGGATGCAGCTGTGTATAGAAGAGCCTGATGTAAACGAAGAGCTGGTTTTAAATGCTTTGCTGGGCCTTGGCTTTAACGATACGCCTTTTATACACTATTGTTTTCAGCAAATGCGCAGTAAGATTGCCGTAGCAGAAAACATTGGCGGCAGGGAAGAGCTGCTGATGAAATACAGGGCCGCAATTAAACAGGTAGTGCAGCTTACTAAAATGCGGTTCGACAACTATAAACGGCCGGTGGTGGATGAACTGATTAAATGGGTTGATGCTGAACTGGAAGTGTTGGCCAGGAAAAAAGGGAGTGTTTTAAGAAAAACTATATGA